A window of Diabrotica virgifera virgifera chromosome 9, PGI_DIABVI_V3a contains these coding sequences:
- the LOC126890980 gene encoding uncharacterized protein LOC126890980 produces the protein MNGSILNVNKTVPVDESIINSEYHTHLPYSATSLDNNDEIRIPIQSQNIYTYPSESYIILEGNLISQEKGHYSTKLSFINNGFLHLFEECRYELGGTIIARSRFPGITSTLKGYASFTPNDCIKNANSGWSITEHPKIVEPTTGYFNVCIPLKQILGFGEDCKKIIINLQQELVLVRSHTDFNATITTDGATDTPKVKITKIMWKVPHISVSDEQKLVLLQHLEMQNNLEISFRNWSLQKLPVLPKTKSYDWTIMTVKQSEVPRYMIVGFQTDRENSKTRDNSDFDHCNLTNLKVYLNSEVYPYDNLNIDFKKKHYAIAYEMYARFQESYYFQGKSEPCLSLTNFIQKAPIFIIDCSHQNEAVKGGAIDVRLELESSENFPDNTSVYCLIIHDRTVIYNPLSNLVKVQ, from the coding sequence atgaacggTAGTATACTTAATGTCAATAAAACTGTACCTGTAGATGAATCTATAATTAACTCTGAATATCATACACACCTTCCATATTCAGCTACATCTTTAGACAATAATGATGAGATTAGAATACCAATTCAATCAcaaaatatttatacatatccCAGCGAGAGTTATATAATTTTGGAGGGAAATTTGATATCACAAGAAAAAGGCCATTACAGTACGAAACTCAGTTTTATCAATAATGGATTTCTTCATTTATTTGAAGAATGTAGATATGAACTTGGAGGAACAATAATTGCGCGTTCTAGATTTCCTGGAATCACATCAACATTAAAAGGATATGCATCATTTACTCCCAATGATTGTATTAAAAATGCCAATTCTGGTTGGTCCATAACGGAGCATCCTAAAATTGTTGAACCGACAACGGGTTATTTTAACGTTTGCATTCCACTGAAACAAATTTTAGGCTTTGGAGAagattgtaaaaaaattattattaatttacagCAGGAACTCGTATTGGTTCGCAGTCATACTGATTTTAACGCAACTATAACGACAGATGGTGCTACTGATACTCCAAAagttaaaattacaaaaattatgTGGAAAGTACCTCATATATCTGTTTCTGATGAACAAAAATTGGTATTATTACAACACTTGGAAATGCAAAATAATTTGGAAATTTCATTCAGAAATTGGTCTTTACAAAAGTTACCAGTTCTACCAAAAACAAAATCTTACGATTGGACCATCATGACAGTTAAACAAAGCGAAGTGCCTCGATACATGATTGTAGGTTTTCAGACAGATAGAGAAAATAGTAAAACACGAGATAATAGCGATTTTGATCATTGTAATTTGACTAATTTAAAAGTGTATTTGAATTCTGAGGTTTATCCATATGataatttaaatattgattttaaaaagAAACACTATGCCATTGCTTATGAAATGTATGCAAGGTTTCAAGAATCATATTATTTTCAAGGTAAAAGCGAACCTTGCTTATCCTTAACCAATTTCATACAAAAAGCACCGATATTCATCATAGATTGTAGTCACCAAAACGAAGCAGTAAAAGGTGGTGCTATAGATGTGCGATTAGAACTAGAATCATCAGAAAACTTTCCAGACAACACTTCagtatattgtttaataattcaTGATCGTACTGTTATCTACAATCCATTATCAAATTTAGTAAAAGTGCAATAA